The genome window tagcggataggataggggattggatagtatagaagataggattggatgtaggataggataggatagaggataggataggatagaggataggatcggatagaggataggatagggtagagtataggatacagaataggataggatagaggataggataggatagaggataggatcggatagaggataggatacgatagaggatagtgtaggatagaggatacgatagtatagagaatagtataggatatatgatattataggatagaggataggatagtgtagaggataggatagagaataggataggatagaggattggataggataggggatataataggggattggataggatagaggataagatagaggataggatagaggataggatagaggatacgatagaggataggatagaggataggataggatagagaatagtatgggatagatgatattataggatataggataggatcgtatagaggataggataggtgattggataggatagaggataggatagggtagaggataggatagagaataggataggatagaggataggataggatagaggataggatcggatagaggataggataggatagaggataggataggatagaggttaggataggggattggataggatagaggataggatagggtagatgttaggatagagaataggatagaaaagaggataggataggataggatagaggataggatagggtagaggatagaggataggatagcatagaggataggatcggatagagggtaggatacgatagaggatagtataggatagaggataggataggatagagaatagtataggatagatgatattataggatagaggataggataggatagaggataggatcggatagaggatataataggggattggataggatagaggatgcgatagaggataggatagaggataggatagaggataggatagaggataggatagaggataggatagaggataggatagaagattggataggatagagaatagtataggatagatgatactataggatagaggacaggataggataaaggataggatcggatagaggataggaaagaggataggataggatagaggataggatagggtagagcctaggatcttatagaggataggataggtgattggataggatagaggataggatagggtagatggaaggatagggtagatgataggatagagaataggacaggatagaggataggataggatagaggataggatcggatagaggataggataggggattggatagtatagagggtagcataggatagaggataggataggatagaggagcggataggatagaggataggataggatagaggatagcataggatagaggattggataggggattggataggttagaggataggataggatagaggatattataggatagaggattggataggatagaggatacgacattatagaggatagcatagggtagaggataggattggatagttgataggataggggattggataggatagaggatacgataggatagaggataggattgggtagaggataggataggggattggatatgatagaagctacgagacgatagaggatagtataggatagaggataagatagtatagagaaaagtacaggatatgtgatattataggatagaggataggagaggataaaggataggttcggatacaggataggataggggattggataggatagaggatagaataggatagaggataggatagggtagatgataggatagagaataggataggatagaggataggataggatagaggataggatgggatagaggataggatacgatagaggatagtataggatagaggatgggataggatagagaatagtatgggatagatgatattatacgatagaagataggattggatagaggataggagaggattgatgataggatagcatactggataggataggatagaacagacgatagaggataggatagagaataggatagatgatagtataggatagaggattggataggatagaggataggatcagatagaggataggatatgggattgggtagtatagaggataggataggataaaggataggatagggtagaggataggataggatagaggataggatagggtagaggataggatattatagaggatagtatagcatggaggattatataggggattggataggagagacgatattataggatagaggataggataggacagatgataggataggatagaggataggatgggggattggataggatagaggatatgataggatagaagataggataggatagaggataggagaggattgaggataggataggatagtggataggataggatagaacagacaatagaggataggatagagaataggataggttagatgatagtgtaggatagaggataggatagaggacacgatattatagaggataggataggatagaggattggataggggattggataggatagaggataggataggataggatagatgatagtataggatagaggataggataggattgaggataggataggataatggataggataggatagagcagacgatagaggataggatagagaataggatacgacagatgatagtataggatggaggataggagaggattgaggataggataggatagtggatggaataggatagaactgacgatagaggattggatagagaataggataggttcgatgatagtataggatagaggataggatagaggatacgatattatggaggataggatagggtagaggataggatagaggattggataggatagaggatattataggatagaggataggatacgatagaggataggataggatagaggataggatagggtagagtataggatacagaattggataggatagagtataggataggatagaggataggatcggatagaggatagggtaggatagaggataggatcgtatagaggataggataggtgattggataggatagatgataggataggattgaggataggatgggatagtggataggataggatagagcagacgataggggataggatggagaataggataggatagggtagagggtaggatagagaatagtataggatagaggataagataggatagacgataggatagtgttcgaacaatcagctgttcggtgccgatgtgcgtccgcacgcacacacagcaaattagcgaatgTCGAAccttgtttgtatcgaggactcggccgtcgtcgcggttcgtctccctccctccccgcacacttcgggcggaccgagtagttcggggtgcgcggcgaggggagatagccgcgtcaatatacacggcaatccgtcgagccctcgctctcttttccgagaatcgcagtgataacactaataaatcagttagctctcccacaaatcacattttatttctctcaatcattcggatcgtaagttaaaggttcctcgttacggaacccaacgaagacccaaaacatttggtgccgaaacccgggaatagagtgtgccgatttctctattccactcgatccaccgcagaattacgaagaattctgtgcatcaccgcgagttctgttgtgcgcttccgttgtctcctcgagtgatccgcgagtgcatcgagcatCTTCCGAGGCTCCGTCGCAGACAATCAGGAAGCACCTGAAAGGAAAGGAGCAGAAGTGAATTCTTCGAACAGAATTCGTGAGACCGTTCTCGAAAAACGGTACTTAGACCGCGTGGCGAACCGTTACGGATTCGAATATTCCGTGACCTTCCACCTGGACACCAACCGTTCTCGAACCGACCGAGGCAAGGTGTTTACCGCGATACGCGTAAAGTCCGTTGTCTTTCGCGTCTCGATCAGCTGTTTTTACGTCCCGTTTGAATTTAACTGCCGAAACGATGCCGCAAACGTTCAGCGATGTAGTGGTCGCTCAGGAGGAGATCGCTGGCCGCATTAAGAACTGCATCGTCTATACCGACAAATTGGGGGCAGCGAAATTCTCCGCGGTCGTATTGCAAAAAAGAATCGAGTTGCTGGAGAGTTACTGGCGCAACTTCACCGCAAATCACAACGCTATGAGACCGATGCCAGATTACGCCGCCAGTAACTACAGGAAGAGAGGCCTATACGACGAAGTCGAGGAAGCCTACATTCAGAACTCCTCTGAATTGGTGGAGAGGCTAGAAAACCTGAAGCCCGCCGCCTCAGCAATTCCGGCTGAAGCCGAATCTCACGAGTGCAACGCCGGACCCAAActgccgaccctgaccatcgagaagttttcgggcgatctcctacggtgggaggagtttcgcgattcgtttcgcgctACGATTCACAACTCGAAACGATTGCGGGACGTCCAACGCCTACAATATTTGAAGGCGAGCCTCACCGGTGCGGCTGCGAAGGTTATCGCGCGTACATCCCTGACAGATGCGAACTATTCGACGGCGTGGGCGGCACTCGAACGTCGTTATGGAGGCATCCGTGTGCTAACCACCGCTCACCTCGGAAGACTTTTGGACTGCCCGGCAGTAAAACGAGCGTCGACGGAGGAATTGACCAGAGTCCTCGACGAGTTCTGTCAAGCTCGAGATGCTCTGGCCGCGCTAAAAAAATCAGTCGACACTTGGTACGACTGGTTCGTAACACTCCTCGTCAGGAAGCTGGACTCGACGACGCGCCTGGACTGGGAGAAAATGTTCCCGGATCCGACGATCATGCCGTCTTTCGTGGAAATTCGAGATTTCCTCGAATCACGCATCCATGCCCTGGCCTCGACCCAAGAGCCGATGTGTTCGTCAACAACGACCAAGCGAGAGGAGACGCGAAAGTCCGAacagaggacggccatgactgTGCAGATGACCAAGGGGCCACCCGCGAAGGCCAACAACGTACGGAAGTGCCCGCTGTGCTCGGACAACCACCAGCTAGGGCACTGCAGCCAGTTTAAAACCCTTAGCGCGCCGGAACGCAAGGAATTTGTGTATCGAAACAAATTGTGCGTTTCGTGCTTCTCGGGAACCCACTTGCTCGCGGCGTGCACGTCTTCCTATCGGTGCATGGTGTGCGGCGGTCATCACCACACTTCGCTTCACGAGGCGTTCCGGAAGAGTGAAGCTCCCGCGCAACCAAGCACAAGTTCGGTGAACACGTTCAGGTCGAATCGCGTTGTTTTACTGGCCACCGCGCGCGTCCAGTTGAAGTCCCCGAACGGTCGCAGTGTCTTCGctcgcgcgttactcgatcccgggtccgaaatgtcattcgtgacggacgatgtcgtgcaagcgttacgtcttccgcgccggaacgtggaggttcatttgaccggataccaggagataaacgtgggcacggtacgccacgaagtgtccgtgttacttgcgtctagtcgcgactccaagttccgactcgcgttaaacgcgctggtgacgcgaaaaattaccgctccgactccagcggtagaaattaacgacgagaagtggactcacctccacggacttccgttggccgacgaggacttccgctctccgaacagggtggaattacttctcggggcagatgcgtgtggtcacctcctcctcgagaatcgagtcggaccaatgggcactcctccaattgttcgaacgcccttcggcTGGGCGCCGATGGGCACAACCTCATCCACGAACCACGACAGCGCTGGACCTCGGGTGCGATCCTTGCTAGTTCAGCCTGCACGAGACCTCCGAGACGATTGGCAGAGTTTCTGGGAACTGGAGGAAGTGCCAACGAGTACAATAAGCACGCCTCAGGACGAAGCATGCGAAAAGCACTTCCAAGATACGCACCGCAGAGATCGGGAAGGACGCTACGTTGTGCGCTTACCGTTCGTTGCCACCCCAGGCACCGATGTCGGAGTTCCGCGATCGGCTGCCGTTCGCTTGCTCTTATCGTCCGAAAGGAGACGAGAAAGGGACGAGACGCTCCGACAGAAATACTCCGAATTCCTGGAGGAGTACGAACGGCTCGGGCACATGGAGTTCGTCTCGCGGCACTCGACTGGCGGGGGGGAGAATTACCTTCCGCATCACGCCGTGTGGCGGGAAAAACCATCCGGGAAGAAAATAAGAGTAGTGTTTAATGGCTCTTACGTTTAATTAACGACTACCTGGCTGCCGGACCGAAGCTCCAAACTGACCTCTGGGCTGTAATAACGAGGTGGCGATTCCATCGGCATGCCTTTTCGGcggacattgtaaaaatgtttcgccagATCAAGGTGCACCCAGAGGACAGGGACTGGCAGAGGATCGTCTGGAGGAACGATCCAAGCGAGGAAGTACGGGACTTCCGTTTGACGACGGTGACCTACGGCACGACGTCGGCTCCGTACCTCGCCTCGAGAGTACTGCTCCAACTTGCCGACGACGAGAAGGCTCGATTTCCGCGGGGTGCAGCGATCCTCCGAGCGAATTCGTATGTCGATGACATTCTGGCCGGAGGAGATGACATCGACGACACCGAGGAGGCTCGACGTCAACTCACGGACACCCTGACGGCGGGCGGATTCCCGCTGGATAAGTGGGCGACCAACTACTTGTCGTCGAGCTCCGGTCTCGTTCAGTTGTTGCAgggtcaccaagaggcaggagcaCTGGGACTCAAATGGAGCACGGCGAACGACACTCTGTCTCTTGCGGCTCCGAAGCTCAGGACTGCCACATCAGGTCAACGATGGACCAAACGATCGGTTTTGTCTGAGACGGCCAGGCTTTTCGATCCATTGGGGTGGCTGTCTCCGATCAGCATTGCCGCGAAGATCCTGCTGCAGGACCTCTGGTTGTCTGGATTGTCGTGGGACGAGCCACTGTCTGAGCTGTTTTCCGAGCGATGGAAGCAACTTCGATTCGAGATGGAGAGGACCGATCGAATCACAGTTCCGAGATGGATTGGCTATCGTGCGGCGACCAGCGACAGTATAGAGCTGCACGGATTCAGCGACGCGTCGGAAAGGGCATACTCCGCAGCCGTCTTCATAAGGGTACCAGTTACCGGTGCAAGGGCCGAGACGCACCTACTGATGGCGAAGACCAAGGTCGCTCCAACGAAACCACAGAGCATTCCCAGGCTGGAGCTGTGCGGCGCTCTACTGCTGGCCCGATTGCTGAGAGCAGTAGGAGATTCGATGCGGCCTCACAGCGTGACTATGCATGCgtggaccgatgcatcggtcgtcCTAGCCTGGGTGAGGTCTCATGCTTCCAGGTGGAAACCGTTTGTGGCACATAGGGTGGCCGAGATCCAGCGCCTGCTACCGGACGTTGAGTGGCGACacgcgaggacagacgaaaatcctgcggaccttgccacgcgtgggatttcagcgcaggtactggtcgacgatgacctctggtggagcggtccctcgtggttgtcagggcctcaggaggattggcctggcgcacgtgacgtcgacgagagcgaggctccggagcgcagagtgacggtgacgacgacgatggtAAGTAAGACGAAGTCCGGCGACCATCCCAGTCTGCGAGCCGTCTTCGAATCGCCCTGGGACCCTCTCCGATTCTCGTCAGCGTTGAGGCTGGTCCGAGTGACCGCGTATATGCGACGCTTCGCAAACAACGCTCGCTCCATCGGTACACCGCAGCACGGGTTCCTGACAGCCACTGAAATCGACGAGGCGTGGGTGAGCGTCCACCGAATGAGTCAAGCTGACGACTTTGGCGACGAACTTGCGGAAATGGAGAAGGGTAAGATAGTCAAATCGACCTCGACCCTCGTTTCTCTTCGGCCGATTATAGATCGTCAAGGTGTCTTACGAGTGGGAGGACGACTGGACCACGCAGCAGTTTCATTCGACCAGAGACATCCTGTGATAGTCGAGCGACAGTCTCCGTTGGCATCATTGTTGATCCGGTCAGCTCATCTTCGGACGCTCCATGGGGGAGTGAACTTGACGCGGGCGACGCTCAGGCTCCGCCACTGGATTCCGCGAGACAAGACGCTGGTGAAACGGGTCGTAAAAGGTTGCGTTACCTGCACTCGACTCCAAGGGCGTACCAGCAACCAGCAAATGGGAATGCTGCCTGCCCAGCGAGTGCAACCAGCCAGGGCATTCTCGGTCAGCGGAGTCGATTATGCTGGTCCGATTCCGATGCTCATGACGAGAGCAAGAGGGCAACGGACCACCAAAGGATACATCGTCGTTTTCGTGTGCCTGTGCACGAAGGCGGTCCACTTAGATGTCGTGTCCGATTTGTCCTCAGCCTCCTTCATCGCCGCTTTCAAACGCTTCGTAGCCAGACGCGGAAGATGTCACCAGATGCTGAGTGACAACGCTACGACGTTCAGAGGTGCCGATCAGCTTCTGAAGCGCATGTTCAACGCTGCATCGACCTTTTACAAGGAAACGGCGGAATTGCTGGCCGCCGACGGAACGGAATGGAGGTTCATACCGCCGTATTCTCCTCATTTCGGCGGTCTatgggaagcggccgtgaaatccgCGAAGAGGCATCTACGACGCACAATAGGGGAACAACAGCTCACCTTCGAGGAGCTTTCCACCCTGCTGTGCCAAGTGGAAGCTTGTATGAACTCTCGACCCCTCTCCGCCTTGTCCGACGATCCAAATGATCCTCCCTTCCTCACGCCGAATCATCTGGTTAACGCTTCTTCTTTGTGCGCAGTTCCAGAACCGGGTGACGAAATCACGTACGACGCAGGCCGACGGAGATGGAACCTTGTATCCAGACTTCTGGAAGGTTTCTGGCAGCGGTGGCGTACCGAATACCTGAGCCAGCTGCAGACTCTCCCGAAATGGCAAAGGGCACGGGAGAATCTTGCTGTCGGAGCGGTCGTGCTCCTGAAGGACGATCTCGCGCCGCCTACGAAATGGCCTCTCGGACGAGTCGTCGAAGTGCATCGGGAATCCGACGGACGAGTACGTGTGGCTGCCGTGAAGACCGCTACCCGTACCACCACCAGAGCCATCCAACGCCTTGTACCGCTCATTTCCTCAGAGCATTCCACCGGCGAGGAAACATGACTCttttcacggcgggcggtgcTTAGACGCACACTGTATATATtgcaaataattgtaaataactgtaaatATCTGTAGTAATATCTGTATTATTTCGTTGCCGACCCGAcaacgaggcgggcggtatgttcgaacaatcagctgttcggtgccgatgtgcgtccgcacgcacacacagcaaattagcgaatgTCGAAccttgtttgtatcgaggactcggccgtcgtcgcggttcgtctccctccctccccgcacacttcgggcggaccgagtagttcggggtgcgcggcgaggggagagagccgcgtcaatatacacggcaatccgtcgagccctcgctctcttttccgagaatcgcagtggtaacactaataaatcagttagctctcccacaaatcacattttatttctctcaatcattcggatcgtaagttaaaggttcctcgttacggaacccaacgaagacccaaaacagataggatagagaatagtataggataaatgaaattataggatagaggataggatagggtagaggataggatagagaataggataggatagagaatagtatagcatagatgatattataggatagaatataagataggatagaggataggatcgtatagaggatgggataggtgattggataacatagaggataggatagggtagatgataggatagagaataggataggatagaggataggataggatagagaatagtgtagcatagatgatattataggatagaggataggataggatagaggataggatcgtatagagaatgggataggtgattggataggatacaggataggatagggtagatgataggatagagaataggataggatagaggataggataggatagaggataggataggatagaggataggatcggatagaggataggatatgatagagaatagtataggatataggataggataggatagaggatacgatattatagaggataggataggatagaggataggatcggatagaggttaggataggggattggataggatggaggataggataggatagaggataggataggataggggataggatagggtagagggtaggataggataggatagaggataggataggatagaggataggataggattgaggataggataggatagaggatacgatattatagaggataggatagaggataggatcggatagaggataggatagggaattggataggatagaggataggataggatagaggataggataggatagaggataggatagggtagattataggataggatagaagataggataggggattggataggatagaggatatgatagagaatacgatattatagaggataggataggatagaggatattataggatagaggataggataggatagaggatagaataggataggatagaggataggatagggttgaggaaaggataggattgaggataggataggatagtggataggataggggattggataggatacaggataggataggataggatagagaatagtatagcatagatgatattataggatagaatataagataggatagaggataggatcgtatagaggatgggataggtgattggataacatagaggataggatagggtagatgataggatagagaataggataggatagaggataggataggatagaggatacgatattatagaggataggagaggatagaggataggatcggatagaggttaggataggggattggataggatagaggataggataggatagaggataggataggataggggataggattgggtagagggtaggataggataggatagaggataggatagggtagaggacaggataggattgaggataggatataatagaggatacgatattatagaggataggagaggatagaggataggatcggatagaggataggataggggattggataggatagaggataggataggatagaggataggataggataggggataggatagggtagagggtaggataggataggatagaggataggatagggtagaggataggataggattgaggataggataggatagaggatacgatattatagaggataggagaggatagaggataggataggatagaggataggatagggtagagggtaggataggatagggtagaggataggataggatagaggataggatcggatagaggagaggatcggatagaggatagtataggatagaggataggataggatagagaatagtatgggatagatgatattataggatagaggataggatcgtatagaggataggataggtgattggataggatagaggataggatagggtagaggataggatagagaataggataggatagaggataggataggatagaggataggatcggatagaggttaggataggggattggataggatagaggataggatagggtagatgttaggatagagaataggagaggaaagaggataggataggatagaggataggatagggtagaggatagaggataggatagcatagaggataggatcggatagagggtaggatacgatagaggatagtataggatagaggataggataggatagagaatagtataggatatatgatattataggatagaggataggatcgtatagaggataggataggatagaggataggataggatagaggataggataggatagaggataggatagggttgaggataggataggattgaggataggataggatagaggataggatcggatagaggataggatagggaattggataggatagaggataggataggatagaggataggataggatagaggataggatagggtagagggtaggataggataggatagaggataggatagggtagaggataggataggatagaggataggatcggatagaggaaaggattggatagaggataggataggggattgataaggatagaggataggataggacacaggataggatatgatagaggataggatagaggataggatagaggataggatagaagattggataggatagaggataggataggatgtaggataggataggatagaggataggataggatagaggataggatcggatagaggatagtatgggatagatgatattataggatagaggataggatagggtagaggataggatagagaataggataggatagaggattggataggatagaggatattataggatagaggataggataggatagatgataggataggatagaagataggataggggattggataggatagaggatatgatagagaatacgatattatagaggataggataggatagaggatattataggatagaggataggataggatagaggatagaataggataggatagaggataggatagggttgaggaaaggataggattgaggataggataggatagtggataggataggggattggatcggatacaggataggataggataggatagagaatagtatagcatagatgatattataggatagaggataaga of Halictus rubicundus isolate RS-2024b unplaced genomic scaffold, iyHalRubi1_principal scaffold0031, whole genome shotgun sequence contains these proteins:
- the LOC143363308 gene encoding uncharacterized protein LOC143363308, with translation MVSKTKSGDHPSLRAVFESPWDPLRFSSALRLVRVTAYMRRFANNARSIGTPQHGFLTATEIDEAWVSVHRMSQADDFGDELAEMEKGKIVKSTSTLVSLRPIIDRQGVLRVGGRLDHAAVSFDQRHPVIVERQSPLASLLIRSAHLRTLHGGVNLTRATLRLRHWIPRDKTLVKRVVKGCVTCTRLQGRTSNQQMGMLPAQRVQPARAFSVSGVDYAGPIPMLMTRARGQRTTKGYIVVFVCLCTKAVHLDVVSDLSSASFIAAFKRFVARRGRCHQMLSDNATTFRGADQLLKRMFNAASTFYKETAELLAADGTEWRFIPPYSPHFGGLWEAAVKSAKRHLRRTIGEQQLTFEELSTLLCQVEACMNSRPLSALSDDPNDPPFLTPNHLVNASSLCAVPEPGDEITYDAGRRRWNLVSRLLEGFWQRWRTEYLSQLQTLPKWQRARENLAVGAVVLLKDDLAPPTKWPLGRVVEVHRESDGRVRVAAVKTATRTTTRAIQRLVPLISSEHSTGEET